A genomic stretch from Marinobacter fonticola includes:
- a CDS encoding ribose-phosphate diphosphokinase encodes MDYQPLLFALEGSEHLGQAVADELGIQLAEHELREFEDGEHKARPLQSVRGRDVYVLHTLFGDEAHNVNDKLMQLLFFIGSVKDAGAHRVTALLPYLAYARKDRRTKERDPITTRYVAQLLETMGTDCVVALEVHNRAAFDNAFRCRAVHLEAHRLFVDALKEKIGDQPVVVVSPDAGGTKRADRFRDVWTEITGDEPPTAFMEKHRSKGEVTGDAVVGDMTDRVAIIIDDMVSGGTTLLRAVEACRNNGATAVYGVITHALFRPGSEKLYDAEVMDELLITDSVKPQREAADTSKVTVIPVAELFADAIRDLHDG; translated from the coding sequence ATGGATTACCAGCCACTGCTGTTTGCCCTGGAAGGAAGCGAACATTTGGGTCAGGCCGTTGCCGACGAGCTTGGCATCCAACTGGCCGAACACGAACTCCGGGAGTTCGAGGATGGCGAGCACAAGGCCCGTCCGCTGCAGAGCGTGCGTGGACGCGATGTCTACGTGCTGCATACCCTATTCGGCGACGAGGCGCACAACGTCAACGATAAGCTCATGCAGCTGCTGTTTTTTATCGGCAGCGTCAAAGACGCGGGCGCCCATCGTGTCACCGCCCTGCTGCCTTACCTGGCCTATGCCCGCAAGGACCGCCGGACCAAAGAGCGTGATCCGATCACCACCCGCTATGTCGCCCAGTTATTGGAGACTATGGGTACGGATTGCGTCGTCGCTCTGGAAGTGCACAATCGCGCAGCGTTCGACAATGCCTTCCGGTGCAGGGCGGTCCACCTCGAAGCTCACCGCTTGTTTGTCGACGCCTTGAAAGAAAAAATCGGCGACCAGCCGGTGGTCGTGGTTTCTCCAGATGCCGGCGGCACCAAGCGCGCCGACCGTTTCCGCGATGTATGGACCGAAATCACCGGAGACGAACCACCTACCGCTTTCATGGAGAAGCATCGCAGCAAGGGTGAAGTAACCGGGGACGCCGTGGTGGGCGACATGACCGACCGCGTGGCCATTATCATCGACGATATGGTGTCTGGTGGAACGACGCTACTACGTGCGGTGGAAGCGTGCAGAAATAACGGTGCAACTGCGGTATATGGCGTGATCACCCACGCCCTGTTCCGTCCGGGCTCGGAAAAACTCTATGATGCTGAGGTGATGGACGAGTTGCTGATCACCGACAGCGTGAAGCCCCAGCGCGAGGCGGCTGATACCAGTAAGGTGACTGTAATTCCGGTGGCTGAATTGTTCGCTGATGCCATCCGGGACCTGCATGACGGTTGA